From the Acidovorax sp. NCPPB 3576 genome, the window GGCGGCACCAAGGTGCCCTTCTCCGACCCGGTGGTGGCGGCCTACGCCAAGGAGATCGCCGCCGACGAGCTGGCCCACGTGAACTTCCTTCGGGCCGCCCTGGGATCGTCCGCAGTCGCCATGCCGTCGATCGATGTGGGTGGCACCGACCCGAACGGTGCCTTCTCCAAGGCGGCACAGGCCTCGGGGCTGATCCCGGCCGGTACGGCCTTCAATCCCTACAAGGACGACCTGAGCTTTCTGCTGGGCGCGTTCATCTTCGAGGACGTGGGCGTCACGGCCTACAAGGGCGCTGCGCCACTGATCCAGAACAAGACCTACCTGGAGGCCGCCGCGGGCATCCTGGCCGCCGAGGCCTACCACGCGGGCCTGGTGCGCACCGTGCTGTATTCGAAGGGCATCGACGCCCAGGCGGCGGCGGGCAAGATTTCCGACGCGCGCGACACCCTGGACAACTCCAAGGACCTGGACCAGGGCATCGCGCCCGATGCCAGCGGGGCATCGAACATCGTTCCGCTGGACGCCAACGGCATCGCCTACAGCCGCTCTCCGGACGATGTGCTCAACATCGTGTATCTCACGCCCAACGCGGCCAGCCAGGGCGGGTTCTTCCCGGCCGGCGTGAATGGCAGCCTGCGGCTGAGCAGCGTGTACATGTAGCCGCCCGACGGCACCGCCACGGCGCCGTGCCGCCGTGGTTTCCGCACACCCCGCCCATCCTTGCAGGAGTCCTTGCCATGCCATTGCCTTCCCATGATCCGGCGAGCCATGCCGAAGTGCCCATGCATCACGCCCTCTCCTGGCGCCAATGGCTGGGGCTGGGCATCGTGGCCACAGGCGCGGCCATCCTCGGTGCGCAGGCCATGGGTGGCTTGGTCAGCGGAGACGACCGGATGCGCGGCGCCCTGCTGGGCGGGCTCATGGCCGCGGCAGCGACGGCCCTGGGCACACTGCCCGTGCTGCTGTCGCAGAAGTTCTCGCAACGCACGCACGACACCATGCTCGGCTTCGGCGCCGGGGTCATGCTCGCGGCCAGCGCGTTCTCCCTCGTCATTCCCGCCCTGGCCGCGGCGAAGTCCCAGGGCGCCGGGCCTTGGGGCGCGGGCAGCATCGTGGGCGCGGGCATCCTGGGCGGTGCCCTGTTGCTGCTGCTGATCGATCGCGCCGTGCCGCACGAGCATTTCGTGAAAGGGCTGGAAGGCCCGCAGGCACGCGCCATCAAGCGCGCCTGGCTCTTCGTGCTCGCCATCACCCTGCACAACCTGCCCGAGGGCCTGGCCATCGGGGTGGCTTTCGCCGGCCCGGACGGCGTGGGCGCCAAGGCACTGGCCGCGGGCATCTCCATCCAGGACGTGCCCGAGGGCATGGTGGTGGCGCTGGCCCTGCGCGGCGTGGGCTACGGCCGCTGGATGTCCGCAGGCCTGGGCGTGGTGTCCGGCCTGATCGAGCCGGTGGCGGCCATCATGGGCGTGGCACTGATCGGCCTGTCGGCCAGCCTGCTGCCCTGGGGGCTCGCCGCGGCCGCAGGCGCCATGCTGTACGTCATCAGCCACGAGATCATTCCGGAATCCCACCGCAAAGGCCACGAGGCCTTCGCCACGGGAGGGCTGATGCTGGGCTTCGTGGTGATGATGCTGCTCGATACCGCCCTGGGATGAATAGCCCATCCCGGCTTTGCAACGCTTTCTGCTGATGATCCGACCCTGATTGGTTTATTGAATTTTCAGTAAATCCTGAAAATTCAATAAACCCGAGGCACAATCGCGGCATGACACAGATCAAGCCGCTTCCCTCCTTGAACCGACAATTCGTGGCCCACTTCGGCGAAATGGGCAGCCGCTGGGGCATCAACCGCACCGTCGGACAGATCTATGCCCTGCTCTACCTCTCGCCACGGCCGGTCAACGCCGATGAGATCGCCGAAACGCTGGAGTTCTCCCGCTCCAACGTGAGCATGGGATTGAAAGAACTGCAGGCCTGGCGCCTCGTTCAACTGCGCCATCAGCCCGGCGACCGGCGCGAGTATTTCGAGGCACCACAAGACGTGTGGCAAATCTTTCGCACCCTGGCCGAAGAGCGCAGGCGCCGCGAGATCGAACCCACACTGTCCATGTTGCGCATGGCCTTGCTGGAAGAGCCCACCTCCGAGGACGAACGCCATGCGCAGCAGCGCATGCAGGAAATGCACGACCTCATCGACCGCCTGATGACCTGGTTCGACGACGTGCAGCGCCTCGCCCCCGAAACCGCGATGCAGCTCATGGGCATGGGCACTGCCGTCACACGCGTGCTGGAGTTCAAGGACCGGTTGACCGGCAAGGGCGGCACCGGCAAGCAGGGCGGAAAGGACCAGTGACACACCATGGACACGTTCATGCTTTCGCGAATCCAGTTCGCTGCCAACATCAGCTTTCACATCCTGTTCCCCACGATCAACATCGCGCTGTGCTGGTTCCTGGTGTACTTCCGGCTGCGCCACCGGGCGGCCGTCGGCACGCCGGCCGCGCTGGGCTGGGAGCAGGCCTACTACTTCTGGACCAAGGTCTTCGCGCTGACCTTCGCCCTCGGCGTGGTGTCGGGGGTGACCATGAGCTTTCAGTTCGGCACCAACTGGCCCGGCTTCATGGAGCGCGCCGGCAACATCGCGGGCCCGCTGCTGGGCTACGAGGTGTTCACCGCGTTCTTCCTGGAGGCGACGTTTCTCGGCATCATGCTGTTCGGCCGCCAGCACGTGAGCGACCGCGTGCACCTGATCGCCACGCTGCTCGTGGCCGGCGGCACCACCTTGTCGGCCTTCTGGATTCTGAGCCTCAACTCCTGGATGCAGACGCCCGCCGGGTTCGAGATCATCGATGGAAAGTTCCATGCGGTGGACTGGCTGGCCATCGTCTTCAATCCCTCTTTTCCCTACCGGCTGGGACACAAGCTGCTCGCCTCTACGCTAACCGCTGGCTTTCTGATAGCCGGCGTCAGCGCCTGGCAGTTGGTGCGCGGCACGGCCACCCGTGGCACCCCGCTGGCCCTGCGCGCCGCCATCGTCGCCGTGGCTGTGGCCATTCCGGCGCAGATCCTGATGGGCGACATGCACGGCCTCAACACCCTGCAACACCAGCCGGCCAAGATCGCAGCGATCGAAGGCATCTGGCACACCGAGAAAGGCGCGCCGCTCACGCTGTTCGGCTTGCCCAACGAAAAGGAGGGCCGCACCGACTACGCCGTGCAGATTCCCAAAGCCGCCAGCCTGATATTGGCGCACGACAGCGAGGCCGAACTCAAGGGTCTCAATGAATTCGCAGGCGCGCATCCGCCCGTGGCACCCGTGTTCTGGAGCTTCCGCGTGATGGTGGGCATGGGCATGCTCATGCTGCTGGTGGCTTGGTGGAGTGCGTTCGCGCTGTGGCGCCGGCGCAAGGCAGCCTCTCCCGTTGCGTCGCTTCCGCGCGCACTGCTGTTCACCCTCGTGGCGATGACGTTTTCTGGCTGGGTCGCCACGCTGGCCGGCTGGTACGTGACCGAGATCGGACGGCAGCCCTATCTCGTGTACGGCCTGCTGCGCGCCGCAGACACCGTGGCGCAGCACCCGCCGTCCACCGTGGCGATGTCGCTCGCCGCCTATCTGGCGGTGTACGCCACGCTGCTCGTGAGCTACATCGCCGTCATCAAATACATGGCCGAACACGCGGCCATGCCGACGCCCGCGGTCAGTCCGCCAGCGCCGCAAGCCGTTTGAGGTGCCCTCCATGGAAATGACCCTTGCCAATCTTCTGCCCCTCGCCTTCATGGCCGTCATGGGCCTGGCCCTGCTGGCGTACGTCGTGCTGGACGGCTACGACCTGGGCGTGGGCATGCTGCTGCCCTTCGCCACCGATGCCGAAAAAGACACCATGGTCTCCAGCATCGGACCGTTCTGGGACGCCAACGAAACCTGGCTGGTGCTGGGCGTGGGCGTGCTGCTCGTGTGCTTTCCGATGGCCCACGGCGTGGTGCTTTCAGCGCTGTACGCGCCGGCGACCGTGATGCTGCTGGGCCTCATCCTGCGCGGCGTGGCGTTCGACTTCCGGGTCAAGGCACGCGATTCACACAAGACGGCCTGGAACCGCACCTTCGCCACCGGCTCGCTGGTGACCACGCTCGCGCAGGGCTGGATGCTGGGCGCCTACGTGACCGGCTTCGCAGAGGGCCTGTGGCCCACGCTGTTCGCCGCCGGCATTGCCGCCACGCTGCCGGCCGCCTATTGCATGCTGGGGGTCGGCTGGCTGCTCATGAAGACCGAGGGCGATTTGCAGCGCAAGGCGCTGGCGTGGGGCCGCGCCGTGCTGTGGCCCATGGCGCTGGCGCTGGCCGCCATCTCGCTGGCCACGCCGCTGGTCAGCCACACGGTGTTCGAGAAGTGGTTCGCGCTGCCCCAGCTCTTCGTGCTGCTGCCCATTCCCCTCGCCTGCGCCGCGGCGGTCTTCGCCATCCACCATGTGCTGCACACGCCGCGCATCGTGAACGCGGGCTACGGCTGGATCGTGTTTGTCGCCACCGTCGCGGTGTTCCTCCTCGCGTTCTTCGGGCTGGCGTACAGCCTCTATCCCTACATCGTCATCGACCGC encodes:
- a CDS encoding ferritin-like domain-containing protein, with translation MIDLPASPLEILQRRSDKLKARRMFFRKTGGFAAGMAGGAILTACGGGSGPAVGADAPTDPEILNFALNLEYLEAQFYLYATTGAGLPDAQTTGTGTRGTVIGGTKVPFSDPVVAAYAKEIAADELAHVNFLRAALGSSAVAMPSIDVGGTDPNGAFSKAAQASGLIPAGTAFNPYKDDLSFLLGAFIFEDVGVTAYKGAAPLIQNKTYLEAAAGILAAEAYHAGLVRTVLYSKGIDAQAAAGKISDARDTLDNSKDLDQGIAPDASGASNIVPLDANGIAYSRSPDDVLNIVYLTPNAASQGGFFPAGVNGSLRLSSVYM
- a CDS encoding ZIP family metal transporter; protein product: MHHALSWRQWLGLGIVATGAAILGAQAMGGLVSGDDRMRGALLGGLMAAAATALGTLPVLLSQKFSQRTHDTMLGFGAGVMLAASAFSLVIPALAAAKSQGAGPWGAGSIVGAGILGGALLLLLIDRAVPHEHFVKGLEGPQARAIKRAWLFVLAITLHNLPEGLAIGVAFAGPDGVGAKALAAGISIQDVPEGMVVALALRGVGYGRWMSAGLGVVSGLIEPVAAIMGVALIGLSASLLPWGLAAAAGAMLYVISHEIIPESHRKGHEAFATGGLMLGFVVMMLLDTALG
- a CDS encoding GbsR/MarR family transcriptional regulator; its protein translation is MTQIKPLPSLNRQFVAHFGEMGSRWGINRTVGQIYALLYLSPRPVNADEIAETLEFSRSNVSMGLKELQAWRLVQLRHQPGDRREYFEAPQDVWQIFRTLAEERRRREIEPTLSMLRMALLEEPTSEDERHAQQRMQEMHDLIDRLMTWFDDVQRLAPETAMQLMGMGTAVTRVLEFKDRLTGKGGTGKQGGKDQ
- a CDS encoding cytochrome ubiquinol oxidase subunit I gives rise to the protein MDTFMLSRIQFAANISFHILFPTINIALCWFLVYFRLRHRAAVGTPAALGWEQAYYFWTKVFALTFALGVVSGVTMSFQFGTNWPGFMERAGNIAGPLLGYEVFTAFFLEATFLGIMLFGRQHVSDRVHLIATLLVAGGTTLSAFWILSLNSWMQTPAGFEIIDGKFHAVDWLAIVFNPSFPYRLGHKLLASTLTAGFLIAGVSAWQLVRGTATRGTPLALRAAIVAVAVAIPAQILMGDMHGLNTLQHQPAKIAAIEGIWHTEKGAPLTLFGLPNEKEGRTDYAVQIPKAASLILAHDSEAELKGLNEFAGAHPPVAPVFWSFRVMVGMGMLMLLVAWWSAFALWRRRKAASPVASLPRALLFTLVAMTFSGWVATLAGWYVTEIGRQPYLVYGLLRAADTVAQHPPSTVAMSLAAYLAVYATLLVSYIAVIKYMAEHAAMPTPAVSPPAPQAV
- a CDS encoding cytochrome d ubiquinol oxidase subunit II gives rise to the protein MTLANLLPLAFMAVMGLALLAYVVLDGYDLGVGMLLPFATDAEKDTMVSSIGPFWDANETWLVLGVGVLLVCFPMAHGVVLSALYAPATVMLLGLILRGVAFDFRVKARDSHKTAWNRTFATGSLVTTLAQGWMLGAYVTGFAEGLWPTLFAAGIAATLPAAYCMLGVGWLLMKTEGDLQRKALAWGRAVLWPMALALAAISLATPLVSHTVFEKWFALPQLFVLLPIPLACAAAVFAIHHVLHTPRIVNAGYGWIVFVATVAVFLLAFFGLAYSLYPYIVIDRITVWQAASATESLVVVAVGVGITLPAIIAYTIFMYRVFWGKAKALTYGL